The genomic DNA GGAGGCTTCACCATAGTAGTAAGTGCCGTGACTATCTGCGTGTAAAGTAAAGGGAATCAAAATAATCTAGCAGCTAAGCTGCCAAATCAGGCTAAAATCGCTGCAATTAGCCTTTAATTTCCCCTAATCCATGAATAAAACTGAATTGATTGCTGCTGTAGCTGCCAAAGCCCAAGTGAGCCAAAACCAAGCAAACGCCATCCTCAGTGCCACATTGGATACGATAGTTGAATCAGTGGCGGCGGGTGAGAAGGTAGTATTAATTGGCTTTGGTTCGTTTGAAGCGAAGCAACGACAGGCACGGGAGGCGCGAAATCCCAGGACGGGTGAGACAATGACAGTGGCAGCGACTCAAGTGCCAACTTTTTCGGCTGGGAAGGTGTTTAAACAGAAAGTCAAACCAACCGCTTAACAACCAAGCGGCAGCGAGCGCGCTGCTGAATTTATCTACTGCAACTCGCTCTAGATTTTTTCGGCAAAGTTTGCTCGTGCCAGCTTGAGGGAGCCAGCCAGTAATCGTGAGGAATCCCTTGGAGGCGGGGAAACAACAAAAAAGCGCCGAGTAGGTAATCAATGACATTCTGCTCCACCTTAATTCCAGTAAAAGCTTTCATCCGCTCTAAGGCAATCAAAAAAGCCTCTTCTTGTTTCCGCCGGATAGCGCCATACTCTTGTTCCTGTTGAGCTGAGAAAGGGATGTTGGTGCTGTACCAGTTCCACAGCAAGCAACAGGAGCGCAAAGATAACTCCAGAGGTTGCAATAGCACAGCGGCACGATAGTAAAGTCCAGAACGCCTCAGCATATAAGGATGTACAGTCAAAGGCACAGAGGTGACCGTGCCAGCCTGTTGAATCAGGTGGTGTAGCGAGCGCTCGCTGAGGCGTTGTTTTCGCTCGGAGGCAAACACCCAGTCTGTAGTACGCTGGGTGTAAAGTTTTTGAAGGATGTCAATTTCAGGTGGGCATAGCGGCTGGAGATTAACTGTAATTTGACCAGAAGGGCAGCGACTGGACTTGAGACGGTTACGAGTTAGAAGCAGGAGATTTTCGCTAAAGTTCAGGTCACACCAGCGCAGCCAGCACAATTCGCTTGGTTGTAGGGCTTGGCAGAATAGGAGAAGTGCGAGCGCTTGATTGCGGATGGGGTAGCGAGTTTGTGCCAAGGCAGTAATCAGGGCATCGACTTCTTGCAGGTAGAGAAACTCGCGGTCGCGGCGAACCGAGAAAGGGACTTTAACTGGGGGTGGAGACGAGGACATCCAGATATTTTCGGCAAACTTACATGATTTGATTCTCCCAGAACAGCCTGGTAGACACTCCACTATTGTCTTGATGTTCCTATGCTGGATTGTATGAGTTGAAAAACAGTGTCAAACTTTTTGTAGACGACCTAGTTTTTGCAGACAAGGAAGTGTTCTATGAAAAATACAGAACAAACTTCATACACTGGAAAAGAAGTCTTCATAGGAATTGATGTCCACAAGAAAAGTTATTCAGTAGTTGCCAGATGTGATAGAGAAGTCGTCAAAAAATGGACAACGGTTGCATCACCGAAAGAGCTATCACAACAGATGCAGAAGTACTTTAGTGGAGCAACAATCCATTCAGTTTATGAAGCAGGATTTTCAGGATTTGCTCTTCACCGTGAGTTAGTGAGACATGGAATTGACAATATTGTGGTTCATGCCGCGTCGATTGAAATTGCAGCTAATGATCGAGTCAAGACGGACAAACGGGACGCTCAAAAAATGGCGGCGCTGCTTGAGGCAGGACGCTTAAGGGGCAACCGCATCCCCAGCGAGCAGGAAGAGCAACGGCGAATGCTGACGCGAACGAGACAACAGCTTGTCGAAGAACGAACAGCAATCAAAAACAAAATCAGAATGAAATTTCACCAACTCGGACTGATTGAGTATGACGAGAATCGGCCTATGAGTCATAAGTTGGTCAAAGAGCTACTGGGTGGTACAGATTCATCTGAGTTTAGGATCGTGATTCAAGCTTACTGGAATATTTGGAAGAAACTAGATGAAGAAATCTGCAATCTGGCTGGAGCGATTAAGGAGCAGGCCAAAACAGATCCTCTTGACGCAACCTACCGTTGGGCACCTGGGGTTGGTCCGCTTTCTGCTCGGATTCTTGCTCCGGAGTTGGGAGATATGTCTCAATTTAACAATGAGCGCCAGTTGTTTTCCTACACGGGTTTAACACCCTGGGAGTATTCTAGTGGCGAAAATATTCGCCGGGGGCATATCAGTAGACAAGGAAATAGCCGATTGAGAGCAATACTAGTAGAGAGCGCGTGGCGGGCAATCCAGAAGGACAGAGCATTAGGGGAGTTCTTTGAGAGGCTGTATCCTCGAACTGGGAAAAAGCGAGCGATTGTTGCTGTTGCTAGAAAACTGATTGGTCGGATTCGGGCAGCTTTCCACAACCAAGTTAATTACCAAATGGAATATCGAAATTCTAAGGCTCTTACAGCTTAAAGCCTAGAAAGGCGATTGTTTTAGTGGTAGTGTTTTAGATTTGTTAATTTACGCTAAATTGGTAGACCAAATTCATAGCGATTGATAAACAACCCAATTACCAAATCATGCATCAACTCTGTCTTGGAAAAGCAAATCGTCTTGCGCATTAGTCGCTTAATTCTCGTTCTCAACCTCAAATGCTTGCGTTCAATCCTCTGGGTTTTCCGCTTCCCTACCTCATGAAGCTCAACTGGAAGATGACGCTCATAGGCTCCCCATCCATCCGTGCAATATCGTTTGATTCCAAACGGGTCTAATAATGCCTTAAGTTGAAGGAAAACTTCATCTTTTCGCCCTCCAAAGACATAAGCCAGTACTTTCCCTGTCTTTCGGTCAATAGCATGCCATAACCATCGAGGATTTGTCTTCTTCCCCACGTAGCTCCACATCTCATCCAGTTCAGATTCGTCTACTCCAGGCTCATCGTCTGTTTGGGCCTGCTTAACCACTACCTCCACTTGGTCGAGTTGGAGTTGGCTCAACAGCAACTGATTGACGCATTGCAATTGGGGAATTTTTTTTTAATTCTTGGATGACTGTAGCTGTGCTGACATGCAACACGCGGGCGATATCTCTCACCCCACTACCATTGAGGGTCATTTCCACAATTTGTTGTTTGACTTCTCGTCTCCGGCCTGGGTAATCTATACTTTGACTGAAGGTTTCATACGGACAATCAGGATTGAGGCAACGATAACGTCTTTTACCATTGGAAGATGTCCCGTGTTTCTTCACATCCGTACTTTGGCAATGGGGACAGTGAATGGCTAGCCAAACAGTCATCATTCTTCGTCAAGCTACTGATTAAACTTTAACCTTTATCTACCTTTTTCAACTCGCTTTTTAACAAATCTAAAACACTACCCACAGGCGATGAGCGATCGACGGTACAGGTGATGAAATACTTCAGTTCACGCATCTCAACCTCCTCTCAGTGAAAAAGCTAACTGGCATAAAGCATTGCCATTCCCTGCGGCTCATGACTATATTTACCGCTGTGTCCCGATTGATACGTCTCATTGTACAGACAGAGGCTATCAGGGTGCTTCATCACAAACTGCATCATCTGTCGGTGCGGTTCGCCTCGGAAAAAGTGTTTGAGATCCTGCTCTGAACGCCAATAGCTGACCATGATCACTTCATCAGATCCGCAAATTCCTGCTTTGACCTGGACGCAGCCCGCTGCCTTGGTGGTGGCACTCTTGATCCACAGCAGATTTTTCCACATCCAGAACAAGCCTGCGCGATGAATCTGTCAGAACTGGATTCACAGTCGGAGGGGATTTTCGAGCTGCACAACCTCCCTCCTCTTTGTTGATGATTAGGCGGTTTGGAAAATCTCTTGCAGTTTCTGGACCCGTGTAACAAATCGCTCACGTCTTGTCGATAGAGACACGAATTCTGTCATCCGGCTACGGGGTCGGAAATAGTTGCGGACTTCATCAAATGCTTGGCAGTATCGTTTAGCTGATGCAAATGTTTTAAAGCCCAACATCGGGTAGTAGCGCTGCTTGAGCCCCCGATGGTCTTGCTCAATACGATTGGTGAGGCAGTCGCTCACCCGGTGGTCCACATCAGTTCCCAACACTTCGGTAATTGCTCTGGGATCAGCAGCGTGTCCGTCCGTAGTTACTCGTTCTGGTAGAATGCCTGTCACCGCGATTGCCTCTGTAAAGAAAGCAATTGCCGCCTCCAAATCTCGTTTCTGGCTTAGCATAGAATCGACAAGATTCCCGTCGCGGTCAATAGCCCGATCCAGATAGCACCACTTGCCTTTGACCCGAATATAGGTTTCATCTACGTCCCAGGACGAACTCACCTTTCCCTTGCGCTTGGCACGCAGCTGAATAGCAAATACCGCAGCAAACCTCTCCTCCCCATCGCGCACCGTCTCGTGGGTGAACTCAAAACCCCGCAGTCGGAAAAATTCGGCCACATCCCGCAGGCTCATCTTGTAACGCAACCGGCACAACAGCACCTGAAATACGATATCAGTGGGCAGTTCTAGAAAGTTGAACGATGTCCCTGTGCGCTCATTGAAGTAGCGCTTACACTCCTGACACTGATACATCCAGTAGCCTAAGTCAGTTGTCCGGTTGAGGCTACTCGAATGCTTAGAGTGGCAGTGGGGACAGTTCATGGTTGGTCAACGGATGCTATGCTCATGGCTATTAGCATACCAGAACAAGTATTTGTACTCAAACCTTTGAATCCAGTTCTGACAGATTCAGGCATAGCAGGAACGTTCTGCCAGCGTTACATTAGGGTCGGTGCATCCTCCTAGCCAAGGCTCGTTGCTGGTATCGAGGTAAAGGACGTTACATTCCAGGCAGACTTCTATCAAATCTACGCTGGCGATATCAGCGGAAACATTGACCAGGAAATCGCCCTGACTAAGAAAGTTTTTCCAGAAGGAACGGCAGTTTTCCGGCGTTAATGCGTAGTGGATGAAATTGATGCCATAGGATTCAGCTGTTTCCCGTTCTTCTTCACGCGCACTAATGATGGTGATCTGTTCTAAAGACAGCGCAATGTGCCTTAGGATAAGAGGTAGAATGGCCTGTCCAATGCAGCCGAATCCTAAAAGGAAAAGCCTACCTTTAAATGAGGTATAAATTTTGGATGCTAACATATATAAAATATGCTCGCATTATACAAAAATTTTATAGAACTTCAACATTTCTGTGTGTATTCGATGATTTTTTTCGTACCCTTTAAGCAAGAAAAATATTGATGATTTAACTTCTTTCTATTAAATTATTTCATGTACTTTGTTGACCTTAAAGGGAATTTTTTATGCCGCAATTTTATGCTGAAGAATATATGGTCAAACTGATGAAAATGTCGCCTGAAGAGTTAAACGCGGAACAGGATACTTTACACGCTTTGAAGCAGAGAGAGGCGATTCGGCCAGGAACTGGAAAAAACCTCGCTGAAAAACGTCAAGTGATGCAAACTGTCATTCAAATGCAGCAGGGGATGGAACGTTGATACGAGGCTGTGCCCTACTATTAAATCGCAATAATTGATCGAGTCTCCAGTAGGGGCAATTTTACTGCTTTACTCTTTTATTCTGTTTGACACAAGGAAAACAGCCCTTGCAAGGGCTGTTTTTGATTTTACTCATCATCGTCGAATCTTGCGATGGTATAATTTACTGAGACATATGGTCAAACCTAAGACCAATAAGGTCTTCGGATGTGGCAAACCTAAAACCCAATAACCAGGTAAGAAGAATAGGATACAAAATCTTGCGGTAAAGGCATACAAGTGAAGGTCCATAAGTTTACTAAATTCGGCTCGCATAAGATAGGAGTTTATGATTAGATAAATTGTGTTTAGCTGCACACTGTATCTCAAAAGATTCTGTGGTTTTCTGCAGGTCTGGAAAGCTTGTGATAACTTTACGGTTCAGCTTTGATTTGCGTGTGAGGATCACAGTGGCGCTGATGTTTTTATATTTAAGATGTGCTAAGAATAGTGAGCACTTTACTGTTATCGTCTGGCGAATAACTGAACTTATTGATTTAAGGGATGCCACATCCTGCTTACAATCGCTCTCTCTTTTTCCCCGATGGCATTTATGTAGATGACAGCGGTGGGGATCTGGGTATGTCCGCACCATTTCTGTCCTGAGGTCAGGGCTCGGCTAGGAACATAAGGTTTCCAGGTAGGTAGACTGAGCTGTTCACTATAAATCAAAGCACTGGCTATCTATGTCAGGGCTTTGAGATGGCGTAATTATAGTGCCATTCATCGCTGAAGAATTAGTGCCAAACAGTCCTGAAGTTCACAGGCCATAGAAATCAGGGGGGCTGCAAAAGCCTGTGATATGCGACAGGGTCAAGATGGGCTTTTGCAGCTAGCTTTCTTTTACCGGAAAAAGATTAACGAACCATGAGTTCGAATTGCTGGGCGGCCAGCCCTGCCTTCAGGCGGCTGATTGACCCGGACCTTGAACCCAATGCTGCTTCTGTCAAACATAACCGTTTTTGGAAGCCATGAAACTGCTAAAATTTGAAACAGATTTCAGCGGTTTTTTTGTCTTATAATTGCATCTCAAAATCTACGTTTCATGTGCCTACTTAGGTAAGTTTTGAGATTATTGCTGTAATTAGCTATCAGGGTCGGTGGTAGAAGAGAGGCGTTTTAAATAGTTTTTGACGGTATTGTATGAAAGCCCTGTTTCGCGGCTGATTTTCCCCTGAGAATAGCCTGCTGCTTTCATTCCAATGAGTTTATCCTGCCACTGTTCAAAGCCATTGGGGCGCCCCCATGTCACTCCCTGTGCCCGCAGCCGTTCAATGCCCGCTTTGGTCCGCTCGGAGATGCGGACTGCTTCATGATTCGCGAGGTAGGACAGCATTCCCAGCACCACATGGGCGATCAGTTCATTGTCGCTGTCGAGCAGCGGTTCGGTGAAGCTTTTGAATTTGACGCCGTAGGCATCCAGCTGCTGCAGATAGTGGATCGTCTTCTGAATGCCTTCCCGGGTGAAGCGGTCAAGAGACCAGAACAGCACCACGTCAAAGCGACGCTGCGCGGCATCCTTGAACATCTGTGCAAACTGCTGCCGCTCTCGCCTGCCCTTCCGGCCGGATTCGTAGTCAGTGTAGGTTTTGTAGATTTCCCATTCGTGCCGCTCGCAGAATTCCTTCAGCTGGCGCAGCTGGTTCTCCGGGTTTTGCCCTTTACGCACATATCGCCGGCGCTCGCTGGGCGCTTGCGTTGCTGATGGTTGTTGCTCGGCGTCGTCCTCTTTGGCGGTGGTGGACACCCGCAGGTAAATGCCAACGCGAATGGTTTTCTGTTGATGGGTCATCGGCTGTGTTCCATGGCAGGGATGCTACTCTCCCGCTCATCACAAG from Chroococcidiopsis sp. CCMEE 29 includes the following:
- a CDS encoding saccharopine dehydrogenase NADP-binding domain-containing protein; translation: MLASKIYTSFKGRLFLLGFGCIGQAILPLILRHIALSLEQITIISAREEERETAESYGINFIHYALTPENCRSFWKNFLSQGDFLVNVSADIASVDLIEVCLECNVLYLDTSNEPWLGGCTDPNVTLAERSCYA
- a CDS encoding IS1-like element transposase — encoded protein: MMTVWLAIHCPHCQSTDVKKHGTSSNGKRRYRCLNPDCPYETFSQSIDYPGRRREVKQQIVEMTLNGSGVRDIARVLHVSTATVIQELKKNSPIAMRQSVAVEPTPTRPSGGSG
- a CDS encoding DUF4188 domain-containing protein codes for the protein MWKNLLWIKSATTKAAGCVQVKAGICGSDEVIMVSYWRSEQDLKHFFRGEPHRQMMQFVMKHPDSLCLYNETYQSGHSGKYSHEPQGMAMLYAS
- a CDS encoding tyrosine-type recombinase/integrase, whose amino-acid sequence is MSSSPPPVKVPFSVRRDREFLYLQEVDALITALAQTRYPIRNQALALLLFCQALQPSELCWLRWCDLNFSENLLLLTRNRLKSSRCPSGQITVNLQPLCPPEIDILQKLYTQRTTDWVFASERKQRLSERSLHHLIQQAGTVTSVPLTVHPYMLRRSGLYYRAAVLLQPLELSLRSCCLLWNWYSTNIPFSAQQEQEYGAIRRKQEEAFLIALERMKAFTGIKVEQNVIDYLLGAFLLFPRLQGIPHDYWLAPSSWHEQTLPKKSRASCSR
- a CDS encoding IS110 family transposase — protein: MKNTEQTSYTGKEVFIGIDVHKKSYSVVARCDREVVKKWTTVASPKELSQQMQKYFSGATIHSVYEAGFSGFALHRELVRHGIDNIVVHAASIEIAANDRVKTDKRDAQKMAALLEAGRLRGNRIPSEQEEQRRMLTRTRQQLVEERTAIKNKIRMKFHQLGLIEYDENRPMSHKLVKELLGGTDSSEFRIVIQAYWNIWKKLDEEICNLAGAIKEQAKTDPLDATYRWAPGVGPLSARILAPELGDMSQFNNERQLFSYTGLTPWEYSSGENIRRGHISRQGNSRLRAILVESAWRAIQKDRALGEFFERLYPRTGKKRAIVAVARKLIGRIRAAFHNQVNYQMEYRNSKALTA
- a CDS encoding IS6 family transposase; the protein is MNCPHCHSKHSSSLNRTTDLGYWMYQCQECKRYFNERTGTSFNFLELPTDIVFQVLLCRLRYKMSLRDVAEFFRLRGFEFTHETVRDGEERFAAVFAIQLRAKRKGKVSSSWDVDETYIRVKGKWCYLDRAIDRDGNLVDSMLSQKRDLEAAIAFFTEAIAVTGILPERVTTDGHAADPRAITEVLGTDVDHRVSDCLTNRIEQDHRGLKQRYYPMLGFKTFASAKRYCQAFDEVRNYFRPRSRMTEFVSLSTRRERFVTRVQKLQEIFQTA
- a CDS encoding IS1 family transposase encodes the protein MSQLQLDQVEVVVKQAQTDDEPGVDESELDEMWSYVGKKTNPRWLWHAIDRKTGKVLAYVFGGRKDEVFLQLKALLDPFGIKRYCTDGWGAYERHLPVELHEVGKRKTQRIERKHLRLRTRIKRLMRKTICFSKTELMHDLVIGLFINRYEFGLPI
- a CDS encoding HU family DNA-binding protein; translation: MNKTELIAAVAAKAQVSQNQANAILSATLDTIVESVAAGEKVVLIGFGSFEAKQRQAREARNPRTGETMTVAATQVPTFSAGKVFKQKVKPTA
- a CDS encoding recombinase family protein; translation: MTHQQKTIRVGIYLRVSTTAKEDDAEQQPSATQAPSERRRYVRKGQNPENQLRQLKEFCERHEWEIYKTYTDYESGRKGRRERQQFAQMFKDAAQRRFDVVLFWSLDRFTREGIQKTIHYLQQLDAYGVKFKSFTEPLLDSDNELIAHVVLGMLSYLANHEAVRISERTKAGIERLRAQGVTWGRPNGFEQWQDKLIGMKAAGYSQGKISRETGLSYNTVKNYLKRLSSTTDPDS